A stretch of DNA from Pseudopipra pipra isolate bDixPip1 chromosome 1, bDixPip1.hap1, whole genome shotgun sequence:
CAGATGATCTTACCTGTGAGAACGGATGCTGCTGTTTGAGTGTGTAAGTTTTTGCAGTGTTGCCACTTTATAATAGTAAGAGGAAGCTGGTAACATTGTAAGTGTCTGAAGTGCAGTACAAAGTGCCTAATTGGAGCTTACTTTGTGGGAAAGAATGACCTTAGGAGCTCTCATCTGAGCTATGCCACTAGCATGCTGTGTGCTGGCAGGAAGCCACTACCTGCCCTTCTCCCTCGGCATCTGGGAGAGGTCTTGGAACCTGTTCTGAGGTAGTCACTGCTTAATGACCTGAACTTCACTAGAACAAGATAAAAGATTTCCCATTCCAATATGCAGTGTTATCCCCAACAAAAGATGcaacaggcttttttttctgttatgtttctttttattgtgtttttttcttgtttttataaatcctttttactttttttaccCACTTTGACAGTACTAGGAGATTCCTGGATTAATGTTTCACTCTTTTTCTACTTCTAGCAAGGAGAATTGATAAAATATTACTAGGCAAAGTGGAGTCATTTTAGTGATACAGCTATTGCTGTCCAGATGACCTTCCCAAAAAAGAAGacctgtattttctttctaacaCAACCTTCTCATGGTGTTTAAATGCTTTAGAACCTTGCTAGTCCATTAGTTGTTCTGGATTCAAAAACCTATCTTGCTATTCAGATTTACCTCCTTGACTAGTAATTTAGTGCTAAATTTCAATTTCCATCTTATCTCATTCTGTTCttgtaaaaaaggaaaagggtgGGGTTGCTCACTTGAGGTTTCAGCAACAAAACCTTAACTATTCACTTAATGTGTCAGAGAAGTTTACTTCTATTAATTTTACTTTGGATTTGGATAGTCTTTTCCAATGTGATGCTGTATGGAGTTATTAGTGAGTGGGGAATATTATCTCCAACATAATTTTGGAGAGTTCTTGTTTAAAATCTCATCATGTCACCAAGgtagaagaaatattttcaggcaTACTGAGATACACTACTTTGTAAAAGTCTGAATATTGGAATCTATTACTGTTGGTTTTTTATTCTCTGCCCAATCAACACTAATTCATCTGTCCGTGTGTGAGAAGTGAGGATACTTCTTCCCCTGTCATTTGTCTTACACTGTGCTCTATTAGCTCAGAACTGTCTCTTCTAAAACAGTAGAGGATTTAAATGCTGGAATTTGGTTGGCTGTGTCTTGTACTGATTATAGGATTAGTGCCAAGGCAAATTAGTCAATTTAAAGAATGTGGTCCTGAACTAAAGAAGATAAGTTTTACTTTCCCCATAGCCAAGTAATCCATCATATTGTCAGAAGTAGAAAACAAGAGGGTGTAACCTTTCTCATCTTGTTACTTTCATCACAGTCCTTTTAGTTTTGGTAAATTTTAAGCATGTTTTGTTCTTATAACTTCTCCCACTTTAGATTAATACACTACTATCTGTTTCAGGTCTGAAAACTTACAAGTCTCAATGcaaatgttattaatttttagAAGTACAAAGTAGAGGAACTTCTCTTGAAAAATTTTAACTCCAGTATGAGACTACTAGTATAGTATAACTTGGGGGAGAACTACCTGTTCTCTTAATTTTTGGCTTACCAGGTAAAGAGGATGCAGGAAGGAGACAGagttttcaaaatgaattttCATGAGGGCACTCCCTGCTGGGAGTCAGTAGGTTAGACTTACTGGACATTAAATCTACACACGAAATCATGACAAGAGTTGCCTGTTTTCAGTGCAAAGTATCTCATGCAAAGCTCCTTTGTGGGTAATTCTTACTTATACTGCTTCTATCAGATTTGGATTTAAGTATCTTTTTTGGTTATTATTTcactggtgattttttttcttgtgtgccTTTAGGTCAACATGACTGTGTGACTGTCATCAACAACTTCTTTCCACGTGAAAGGCTGGACTACTATACTAAACCACAAGGCTTAGATAAAGAACCAAAACTGCCAGTAAAATTAGCTGGCCCTCTGCATAAAATTATTACTACTACCAACATGCATCCTGTTAAGGTGGAGTAATATGTAAATTGTATGTGTTTGTTGGCATGGGAGCTGTTTCTTTGTGTCATGAAGCATTCAGCTGTTCTGATAGTCCATCTGAGATCAAAAGCATTATCCACTAATTCACGTGCTtctgaaaatgaggaagaatCAGGTTCAACATTTAGATGTGATTAAAAAATTAGACTATTTCAGTGTTTGTATACATGAGAATCTTGAACTAACACCTTTAAGTGGAGAGTTTCTTACATCAATAACCATAAATAGCtttcttttttggctttttttcctagcCTCACTTGAAGTGAAAATATAGAACAATATCCTGTCTTAACAAAATCTCATTGTTCTCACAATGCTTTTCTCAGCATGTATTTTCCTACCTTCATCACTGGTTTGCCATAGTAACATCTTaccactgctgctgtttctgaaagTATGTGCAagagaacatttatttttactttgcagggcatttgctgaaaataatgtttttttgtttgctcctCCAGTGTAGTTTAGAGAAATGAATACACCTAAATTCAAATACAAGTTCCTCGGGCTTGCCATTCAAAGTCCGGAATTTGTCAATATTTTTCAACCAGGTGTCTGTGGTACATACAGATAGGCAGCTCATTTAGTGAGTGGAGCATACAATTTCCTCTTGTTTCTTCCTGTGAATTACAGTATACTGAATAATAATACTAAACAAtgactgaaaaaagaaagggaagactGCCTAAGAAGGAAGTAGAGGGATATTAGAAACTCCACTGAAATTTAGCTACAATGAGCTGTATAAGCTTTAATGCTAATGcacaagtttaaaaatattcattccTAACTGGCTTACATTTTCTTCAATCTCTCTCCTAGATCGTGTTGCTAGTAAAAGAGAACCCTCTGTTGGCCGAAGTAGAAGCACTGCAGAAATGTTACAGGGTTCTGGATCTCATTTGTGAGAAATGTATGAAGCAGAAAGATATGAATGAAGTACTTGCTATGAAAATGCACTACATCAGTTGCATCTTCCAGAAAtgtattacatttttaaaagagcgAGAGGATAAACTAGATGGATTTATTAAAAGGTGTGTATTTCTACAGAGAGGTCTGAAGGCACATATGCACACCAGCTTTACAGACACCAGAAAAAAGACAGCTGCAATAATAGATTGGATTGTCTTGATAAAGGCTATGCcaaataaattttgaaataatccCAGCTTCATTTACTTCAGGGTGGCACTGACTcccttttttctgtctgaagtGACACTGTCCTTTCCTGGGTACAAAGGAAACATTCCTAGAGTTTCAGCTCTCTGCTGGAACTGCTTAGAGCTTGGCATTCACATACACACTATGAAGCAGCAGGCAGCAACATGTGATGGAGAAAAAGGGGAGTGATAGGcttgaaaacagaatttctcaATGTCTGATATGGATCATCTGGAAACATTTCTTGTGCCATCTTGCTCTCCAGCAGACATACAGGgtgagatttttttgaaaaacacttAAGTAGTGGAGAACTGCAAATCCCACAGACTGGATCTAGAGACTTGGACTCTTAAATCACTTAGACAGATCTTCAGAATCTACTCAGTTACAAAACTAGCTGCCTGATCTTAAATATCAAAGTAAGTGACCCAGCTTTTAGAAGGATCACATTCCCCATAGACTTCTGTGGATTTTTACTGAAATCCTGTGTGATACTGAATATAAATTAAGAAGTCAGCTTTCATGTAGTGAAATCAAATAGTTTATTAGTGATCCATATAAAAAAGTAGGAGCAAACCAGATAAATACAGAGGTGTTTAGGAATATAACATGTTATTAAACATAAGTAAGGCACactttgcattttaaagtaTTGTGTATTTGTCAGTGTTTATTCTTacaatgcttatttttaaacaccACAAAGCATTTTGATATTTTAGTAGATGTAGATCCTAGTCTACTTGTAGATGactatttttctctgtgtggtTGAATTACTAAGTTGTGGTTGCAGAGCATACATTTATTAATTGTGTATTTCATAATGATTGTGcattagaataaaaataatttcatttgcGTTGAACACCTCTATGTATGAAGGTAccaattaattttgaattataGTTCTTCTGTATAATTTGAAAGCGGGCAGAGTACAGCATGCTGTGTGTTTGTTCTTGAATATTTACTATGTGATTTCTTATTTTACttgggtttttaaaaatttagtCTCTTAAAAGGGAGAGATAAAGATGGTTTCCCTGTGTATCAAGAGAAGCTAATTCGAGAAAGTATCCGAAAGTTTCCTTACTGTGAAGCTACATTGCTCCAGCAGCTTGTGAGAAGTATTGCTCCTGTTGAAATAGTAAGTTTTTCCTATCAAGAAAATGCTTTCTAAGCAACTTGCATAGTAAATTCAGTTCGAGTCATCTTTCTGTTCTCAGCTTCTGCAATGTGTTATATTAAGCACAGGTTTTTGATGTCCCTGAACTTTGTGGCTACCTGGAGTTTGATTTACATATTGCAGAAAATGCTCTAAAATACTTTGACTGGTATGTGCCTATAATGAATGCTTAAACACCtcagcttttaaagaaaactgaagcaaTTTGTTTCTTgtctcagagcttttttttttttcctttcctgggaCATCTATTTAGTTTTTCTCTGCCAGTTTGCTTTTAGGAATTGTAGATTCAGACATAAATGAAGCTTATCTTGCACTCTTTTTCACAATGTCTAAATTCAGTTTAAGATTACATAATTTCCTAGATTTAATGCATTCATTAGTTCCATTGTACACAAAAAGTTGGTAATACATGAtggtagaaaaagaaaaaaccattctgtgagtctCCTTTTATCACAGAGAGGGGCAGGATGATGCAATGTACAGCGACATGTATATCTAAATTAGGAAATCAAAATTACAAGTAAAAAATCTTAAGTTTTCCTCATATGCCCTTGCTAACACACTTCATTATAGTACTATTTATTACTTTGTAATAAATTTTTCAAGAGctactgttctttttttcaagCATGTTCTTTCTGGTCTCTGAGAGTGAGATGTTGTATCCACAAGTGCTGGGGAAGTGGAACAATTTTGCGACATGTTTGGATTATGCTGAGTGAATTAAAAATAGCCTCCATCTTAAGTGACTGCAGGTCTGCTAAAATGTCCTGAGGTTTAGTGCAATCTCTACTGTTTGTCTAAGCCAGGAACACAGTGTGAAAACATAAGCCATCGTGATGCATTACGACTTGCTTTAGAGTAAACATTTTCCTTCCTAtcccttttttcttcagagGGCTTGCAGtcttttctgcctttaaaaaaaatgactgTTTATTCCATTGGATTTCTGTCCATTATGTAGAACTGAAAAGGAGAAGACactataatttttatttgtgggGAAGCCTTTAACCTTTCTCAGTCTGGGTGTCTCAGTGTTGTTGCAGGAGTTATGATTGTGCATATTCCATGGTAGTCTAACGGTTTAAGGATTTACTTAGAGCTGGAGCAACTcggcatttttttctctaatgttTACATTATTGTCCAAAAGAATAGTCTTAATTTATGGCTaccaataaaatatattaaatctTACTGCTTGTATTGCATGGGAAGAATTGCAAATAACATCTAAACAGTAATATGCAAATAATTGTTTTGAACATTTCAAGTTCTGACTATTTGATCTGTAGCATCTGAGTGCACTGAGCACAACAGTATATCAGTGACAAGTGAAACATCTTTGtatgtgccagcacagactgATCTGCAGAAATCTGCTTCATAGGATCTACAAGTGGGTGACAGCGTGTAAAGAACACTGAGTTCATTAATAGTATAATTTATAAGTTGCAGAGTAAATTCTAGAGAAGCTGAGGGCTTAAGTTAACTTCATATACAGAAGTTTATCTAATGATACAAACATTTAATTGTGCACGTTAGTTGAAGTTCTGTGGTTTAGTTTTATGttcttgctgctgcagcagcttcagTGAGACAGAAGCTTGCGAAGTCATTTTGCTTTTCCCATGCGTGTCCCTCTTTGCAACAGTGCTGTTTTTTAATCTCATTACCACCTCTTGTCTTGTCTTCAGGGTTCTGACCCTACAGCTTTTTCTGTACTTACACAAGCGATTACTGGCCAAGTGGGTTTTGTGGATGCTGAATTCTGTACAACCTgtgggggaaagggagcagACAAAAGATGTTCAGTATGTAAAATGGTAAGAATCCAAAAAATAGTGCCATTGAGGTGCTAAGAATTTTGAATGGTTCCCCATTTACTATGTAGACTTCAGAGGAGTGGCAAATGTGTCTGCACTGAAAATATTCAAGCCATCTACTTCTGGGAAAGATACTTGAAATTCATGAGTAGGAGTACTTGGATTTCCAAGTGTGTATGCTTAAGAATGAAGAAAGAGTAAAATTTCTGTATGTTTAGAGTTAATAAAACAAACTGTTCTTTATAGATTCTTAAATAGGTTAGAATCACTCCATATGACCTTacaattttcttaaaaatacccATAAGTGCTGTACATAGAGAGATTCAACTTGGTGCACTAAGAAATGCAAGAATATTGTATGTTTTCTTAGTACATGAAAATTAATTGATAACTCTGGTAATTTTCAGGTGATGTACTGTGACCAGAACTGCCAGAAAATACACTGGTTTACGCACAAAAAAGTCTGCAAGACCCTGAAGGAAATTCATGAGAAACAAGAACTAGAAGCtgccaaagagaaaaggaaacaggaaaagaagcaaaagaaaggtTAGAATCTGTAGTTTGCTTGCAGAAACTAATTGTGCATTAATTTGCACGACAAAGAGCAGTTGAACAGGCCTTAAAAGTGTAACAGCTGAGGTTGGAAGAAAAATCTTTGATGTAACATAACAGCAAGCCTGCATTTGTTGAGATTCAAATCTTCAATTTACAAATATACTGTGTACATTCTTAACTTGTTTGCAATAACTTGCTACAGTTACACAGAATTCTGCAACTAAAGCATTCAGAATTACACTGCACTGTTTCAAAATCCAGGTCTTTAGTCAAGCTCATGCAGAAGTTTCATGCTGCTCTATATGTTGTTGGAGGTGTTAGGACAAGTTAGATAATAAGCAAGCAGTCTGCTCCTTCCCATTTTAAAGGTTAGTGTAATGTTAGTTCTCCTGTAATACTTTCTCTTCATAATCACAGTATTGAGTTGTGTTGTGTACTTGGAATGCGAAGTAAGCAAGCATTAGTCTTTAAACTGTTCAtggtggttttttcccttcaagaAGCAAATAATTAATAACAGAAAAACCACTGTATTGCCACCTCCCTTAACTCTGATGCAATGTTTCTCTAAGCGAAATAATAGGAAAAATCAGTTCTTCTCTTTTAGAACTTCCTggattttccttccctttttttaggGATTGTAGAAGTGCCCTGGACAAATCACATTTGTCTTACAGTGTAGTATTTATTTCAGCTGTACTCAAAAAACTATAGTAAGATATCAATTACTAATAAATTAGTAATAACTGCAGTTTTCAACAGCTTCCTGTGATGATCCTATTATaacaagagctgctgttgcATGGGATCAGGATGACTGTAGAAGCTGGAGGCAAGGATACTAGAAGTCCCTGGTTATATTGCATACTACTACAGCAAAACATAATGAGCTGTGAGCAGTGATGCCTCACACTGGTGACAAACACACATGTGCAGGTTCATATTTACTGAAGGAGTTGGTGGCCAAGTGCTGTCCTCTTCAGGGGGAAAGACAGGATTTTGGTGGATggctcttctccctcccttccaaAAAAGGGATGCTAACATTTTCTGATATGTTGCTACTGCACTATCTACATGGTAATCTTCATTAACTTTTTCGGGTGCATGGCCAGCACACTATGGACCTTATCAGATATGAGCAAACTACTGAATTCATCTGGTCACCTCATAAATGGTGGTGTCTCAGAGCACTTCATACCAACAACggttttatttcagaaagttAGCAATACCCCCTACAAATACTGTACATAAGGAAactaagaattaaaaaaacataaatgcCACAGCTGCAACTACAAGCAAACCCAAGAGTTTAGGAGTTTCCACTGTACAAGGCTGAGTGTTCAGGAAGTCCACGCTTCAGCCTGTGCTTAAGGCTCTTAGCTCCACAGCCATGTAAGGCCTTGGCAGGGCTTTGCCATGGTCTTGTGGCAGGGTTGTGGCTAGCTGTGACAGAATTTTTGGCTGACCATCAATCATAACAAAGAACAAGAAACCAAGATTTAACTACTCCCAGTCCCAATTAGGCCTTCCCCTTGTACTTTTCAGAATTGCTAGCACACAAGCCCTACTTAGCAGAATCGGGGCAAAAAGTTATTTAACAATTGTTTTTCTCCAAAAACATTGCTTGAAAAGTAAAGGTGCAATAGCTGATTCCATTCCACGCAATCAAATTCTAAATTCTAGGATGACTCACTTCAAACAAAGTTCATTGTGGTCAACAGTTTATTAGCAGATCATTTCTTCAGTCTGTTATATGCAAAAATGCTTCCTATGTAGTCACATGCCTTTTATTTAGAAGGTCCATTTATGTATCCTCACTCATACAGTTTTCAGAATatgccttttttatttaaaaaccaaacccacctgCACTCTGTGTTTAACCAGCTTGCAGCCATTCTTTGAAAAGCTAACAGTAAGAATAGTGTCAATAAAACATGTTTGAGCTGGAAGTCAAAATAACTGTAGTGTCCTACTCTGCTCTTCTGTATATTAAAAAGAAGTGTGACAAAACTGAAGATAAATTGAGAGCTTTAGGTAGGGTTACTTAGAGTAACCTTATACCAACTTAAGCAGAACTTTAGTGTTTTGGGTCTGTTTTCCATGAAGTTTGgttaaattaataatttgtaATTGATGCAAAATTTCCTAGTGTTTATTGTTCTCcagtaataaaaatgtttgcttCCAAATGAGTTCAGTGTTTATTAATTGtgtgatttctcttttgcttagATGAAATGCAACTAGTAGAGAGTAGTTCTGCAAGTGAACAACAGTCAGATCCTGGTCCAGATGCTACAAAAGAAGTTGATCCAAATAATCCTACTGACCGAACAGAAGAACCTGAAATTACCAAAGAGATGGAGGCACTCGCCCTGCACCCTGAAAGTCCACTGGAAAGTGAGACTGGCTTAGCTGACATTAATCTTCAGAAAATTCAAGATTCTGAGGAGTAAGAAGAGGGTAGGAAGGGACTGAGGATTCTCAAGGGTACTAAACATTTTTTATGCTGACCATATCTGAGTTCTTAGATCATGGCTTATGCAAGACTTCCTTTGAAAGACAGAATGTCTCTGTTCATCATGAGATGAAATACTGGCTACTTTGTCTATAAATACTCCAGATTCTGTTGTAAATTGTCAAAATAGGTATTTATTATCTGCTAAAAACTAGAGTGGCATAGATCCATCTGTATGTATACCAGCAGTAAGCCTAGTGAAATTCTATGAGTATCTCTTGTTAATGAACCACttagtgaaaaatgaaaatcattTGATTTGGATTATTCATGTTTTCAGAacctaaaatttattttaattgtaatttaaatattttttcctgcaagTACATAGATCTGTAGTTAAAAGCACTGGGAAGCCAACTGttaaattgccttttttctccACTTTATGAAGCTTTATCTGAAGGCATTCAGTAGCAGTTAAGCTTCCGAAGATACTAGTCTGAACTCTCAACTTTTCGTGGCattactgtaaatatttttggcTAGTGAGAGCACAATAATAGTGTCTATTTTGTGGCAATTTTAGAAATGAAACTGCTGTTTCAGGTGTCTCAAGCTGATGGTGAAATTTGTGTTTCAACAGTATTATTTCACTATTGGTTTGGTCAGAAATATTCCAAAGTCTAATGAAGGGAAGACCAGAATGACTCAAAGTATTTTGACTGACGCGATTAATGGTTTCTAAATCAGTTTTCAGGTAAAGATACCTTAGAGTACACAGATGTTGCTTATGAATTCTTAATGAATCATTtcataaatgtaaaaaatgcttaatatttttcatgttgaACCTGGTCACAGATGGGGAAATTCATGTATGCATTGATACAGCTGGGATTTCACTTTGGCTTTCAGCTAAATACCAGATCTAGAAAATAGCTTCCCTTAACTATGCTTTTCACTCAGATTTATTACCATGAATGTCACAACTGAAAATATCACTTGCTGCATAAGGATGGCAAAATTGGAGACTGTCTTATTGTTGGCTGAATAACTGGTGTTTTGAATATGGCAATATTCTTCTAATTGGAGGAGTAAGGACCATCCtcaaaacagagggaaaaagctattaatttttttactatttaataTCTTGAAAACTGTACGAGTGAGGATACATAAATGCACCTGTGCAGGGAATGTACCTGTGTTTTAATTTCAAGGATTAGTAGGTTGTGAAGAATAAAgggaaattttttaaaagaaggggGCTATGTGACAGTTCTGTTTACTGGGTCTGTAACACCTGTTGGGACACACGGTGACATTCTCATGTGACATTCAGAGCCCTCCTGTAGCTTGAGTGTGCAAGTTTAAGTTCATGACAATTGGCAAGCAAGAGCTGCCTGCCTGGAACTTAGATCTGGACTCATGCTGTAGTCACCATCCACTCTTGGGTTGGGGAATGCAGAAGTGCTCCTGGTTCCCTGTTCCACACATAGCATTTGGGGCCTACAGGAATGTGTTGCTCATCAAGGTTTCTCTGAAAATGCCAGCCCTTCAGGGCAAAAGGTTCAGGGTTTTGGAAGTGTGCTAAAATCCACAGCACAAATCCTGCTTTCATTCTCTCAGTGGTGGTGCCTTgctcacagaaaatatttgataGCCCTTGACAGGCCACCAGACAACCTCATCTCTAACCTGCTTtcagcaggagggttggactagataaGCTCTAGTGGTCCCTGCCAACTTAGACTGTCCTGGGGCTCTGTGGTAACTTAGGAGAGAAGGATGGACTCAGAAGACAAGTCACAGGCTGAAGAAGGCCTTTGATATGTTAAAAGGCATCACTGACTTTAAGCATTTGGCAGAATGGAGGGATAAATATGTGTAGAAATGTATTATTTTCCatctatatacacacacttCCCACTGGCTTCCTTAGTGGTTTAAAGGTTTAAAAGCCAATAGTGTCAGGTGTAATGCTCCAGCACTGTGTTATAAAAGAGTATTAAACCAGTCCAGCAGTCTTGGGGCAGTGTCCTGGGCAAGTCCTGTCTCTCCAGAATGACAAGTGAGCACAGGCCTGCATCCCTGGAGAGTATCAGCAGCCACAGACAAGAGACAGATATCAGTATGCTTAAGAGCTTGTGGATCCACTGTATTGGGATCAAATGAGTATCCTTATATAACTGAGAGTTTCCAGCACATTCATGCAGCACACAAATTATCAAATTGAAACTTTAATCCCTCTCAGAAATGAGAAAAGCTTAATGGTTGCTTCGTCATATCTTTATTTTGATGGAAGAAGGCAACTTACTGTTAGAGAACACGATAAGTAATTCTCCAGCAGAAACTATAAGCAATGAAAGTATTTATCCTTAGTTCCTTAAAAATTAGCATGCAGTTCAGCTTTAGTACTTTCTGATAACAAAAGTATGGTAAGAATTGCATTTCAAGCAACTTTTATTGTATCATTGACATTTATCATTTGTTATCTTAATTCTTCATTATATTACacagtttttttctggaaattcATTTAATTTGATGCATGTTGTCATGAACTTGTTACTTATGGGGCTCCACACTAGAGAGaggaattgctttttttcttaaggaaGAATGGACTCATCTGAATTGGACTGTCAGCTTCTCAAGGGgttcttctgctttattttgaaGACGTCTTTCTTGACAGGTAGCTACCTTGTTCCAGTCCACAGAGGAAAATTCTGTTAGAGATCTTGTCATTGCCCGTACTAAAACCGCATCTTCGGGGTTCTCAAACGGTACTCTGCAAAAAGAACACAGCAAATGTCCATTATCTGAATGTTTCCAAACTACTTTGGAACTAATATACAACACAGTGTAGAAAGTGAAGTTGGCAGTCATGATGACACTAACAGTGaggatttaaaaatttaaaattttcagaaggttttcttcttctaccaaatttcagaaagcaaaacaaaatgagaaaaggtTAGAATCACAGGATTCTAATGGGGAAAAATCAGGTAtaagttatttaaaatacattt
This window harbors:
- the ANKMY2 gene encoding ankyrin repeat and MYND domain-containing protein 2 isoform X2; amino-acid sequence: MAPPRKGDLSPEEKDLLAVIATGNTDEAGRLLGSKNVRVNCLDEHGMTPLMHAAYKGKVDMCRLLLRHGADVNCNEHEHGYTALMFAGLSGNKEITWMMLEAGAETDVVNSVGRTAAQMAAFVGQHDCVTVINNFFPRERLDYYTKPQGLDKEPKLPVKLAGPLHKIITTTNMHPVKIVLLVKENPLLAEVEALQKCYRVLDLICEKCMKQKDMNEVLAMKMHYISCIFQKCITFLKEREDKLDGFIKSLLKGRDKDGFPVYQEKLIRESIRKFPYCEATLLQQLVRSIAPVEIGSDPTAFSVLTQAITGQVGFVDAEFCTTCGGKGADKRCSVCKMVMYCDQNCQKIHWFTHKKVCKTLKEIHEKQELEAAKEKRKQEKKQKKGL
- the ANKMY2 gene encoding ankyrin repeat and MYND domain-containing protein 2 isoform X1: MAPPRKGDLSPEEKDLLAVIATGNTDEAGRLLGSKNVRVNCLDEHGMTPLMHAAYKGKVDMCRLLLRHGADVNCNEHEHGYTALMFAGLSGNKEITWMMLEAGAETDVVNSVGRTAAQMAAFVGQHDCVTVINNFFPRERLDYYTKPQGLDKEPKLPVKLAGPLHKIITTTNMHPVKIVLLVKENPLLAEVEALQKCYRVLDLICEKCMKQKDMNEVLAMKMHYISCIFQKCITFLKEREDKLDGFIKSLLKGRDKDGFPVYQEKLIRESIRKFPYCEATLLQQLVRSIAPVEIGSDPTAFSVLTQAITGQVGFVDAEFCTTCGGKGADKRCSVCKMVMYCDQNCQKIHWFTHKKVCKTLKEIHEKQELEAAKEKRKQEKKQKKDEMQLVESSSASEQQSDPGPDATKEVDPNNPTDRTEEPEITKEMEALALHPESPLESETGLADINLQKIQDSEE